From Pseudanabaena sp. PCC 6802, one genomic window encodes:
- a CDS encoding PQQ-dependent sugar dehydrogenase, whose product MLDNLSIGFIPQVSGLTSPVHITNAGDGSDRLFIVQQGGEIRVVENGSLLPTPFLDISDRISTGGEQGLLSMAFPPEYASKGYFYVNYTDINGDTVVSRYRISGDRNVADPNSAEIILTIDQPFDNHNGGQLAFGPDGYLYIGMGDGGGGGDPSNLAQNPGSLLGKLLRIDVESGVFPYAIPASNPFPSQSDPNNAIRDEVWASGLRNPWRFSFDRLTGDLYIGDVGQGAVEEINFQPFFSTGGENYGWRIFEGSSRFADDPVNEGLMFPVAEYEHPGASASITGGLVYRGR is encoded by the coding sequence ATGCTTGACAATCTGAGTATCGGGTTCATACCCCAAGTGAGTGGGCTAACCAGTCCAGTCCATATTACTAATGCAGGCGATGGCAGCGATCGCCTGTTTATCGTGCAGCAAGGGGGCGAAATTCGGGTTGTCGAGAATGGTAGCTTGCTACCAACGCCTTTTCTGGATATTTCCGATCGCATCAGCACAGGGGGAGAACAGGGGCTGCTGAGTATGGCATTTCCCCCTGAATATGCCAGTAAAGGCTATTTCTACGTCAACTATACGGATATCAATGGCGATACCGTTGTATCTCGCTATCGCATTAGTGGAGACCGAAACGTTGCAGATCCCAATAGCGCAGAAATTATCCTCACCATCGACCAACCATTTGACAATCACAATGGCGGGCAGTTAGCCTTTGGCCCCGATGGATATCTCTATATTGGCATGGGAGACGGCGGTGGTGGCGGTGACCCATCCAATTTAGCTCAAAATCCCGGATCGCTTTTAGGAAAACTCCTCCGCATTGATGTGGAGTCTGGTGTATTTCCCTACGCGATTCCAGCTAGCAATCCCTTTCCGAGTCAATCTGACCCAAACAATGCCATCCGCGATGAAGTTTGGGCAAGCGGCCTGCGCAATCCCTGGCGATTTTCGTTTGACAGGCTGACTGGCGATCTATACATCGGCGATGTCGGTCAGGGCGCGGTGGAAGAGATTAATTTCCAACCCTTTTTCAGTACTGGTGGAGAAAATTATGGCTGGAGAATATTTGAAGGATCTAGTCGCTTTGCAGACGATCCAGTTAATGAAGGTCTGATGTTTCCTGTAGCAGAATACGAACATCCTGGAGCCAGCGCTTCCATTACAGGTGGATTAGTCTATCGTGGTAGGTAA